In the Thermotoga sp. Ku-13t genome, one interval contains:
- the fliW gene encoding flagellar assembly protein FliW has translation MLCETKVGEVEVSESKILMFEKGIPGFEHLRKFTIVELPETKPFCWLVSLEDANVALPIVNPWLVRVDYSFELSEADRLELKIESPDEIEVWVVMTIPADAPGEATVNLFAPIVINRKLNLGKQVLLEGSEYRLKHRIDEEIRRSSEILKKTQKE, from the coding sequence ATGCTGTGTGAAACGAAGGTCGGAGAAGTGGAAGTGAGCGAATCGAAGATATTGATGTTCGAAAAAGGTATACCCGGTTTCGAACATCTGCGCAAGTTCACCATAGTCGAGTTGCCAGAAACGAAGCCTTTCTGTTGGCTTGTTTCGCTCGAAGATGCCAACGTGGCACTACCGATTGTGAACCCATGGCTCGTCAGGGTGGATTACTCTTTCGAACTGAGCGAGGCCGACAGGCTGGAACTGAAAATCGAAAGTCCTGATGAGATAGAGGTGTGGGTCGTGATGACGATTCCGGCCGATGCGCCTGGCGAAGCGACGGTGAATCTTTTCGCCCCGATCGTGATAAACAGGAAACTGAACCTCGGCAAGCAGGTGCTCCTCGAGGGAAGCGAATACAGACTGAAACATAGAATCGATGAAGAGATCAGAAGGAGCAGCGAGATTTTGAAGAAAACGCAGAAGGAGTGA
- the csrA gene encoding carbon storage regulator CsrA: protein MLVFSRKAGESFIIGDEIEVVVLKIEGSEVKIGISAPRHVKIYRTEIYKRIVEENLKASGASIDSLKGVKLVDQDRRESDTTP, encoded by the coding sequence GTGCTCGTCTTCTCCAGAAAAGCTGGCGAAAGTTTCATCATCGGTGACGAGATCGAGGTGGTGGTACTCAAGATAGAAGGCTCTGAAGTGAAAATAGGTATCTCCGCACCGAGGCATGTTAAAATATACAGGACGGAGATATACAAAAGGATCGTGGAGGAGAATTTGAAGGCTTCGGGTGCCAGTATTGACTCGCTGAAGGGGGTAAAGCTGGTTGATCAAGATAGACGAGAATCTGATACGACACCTTGA
- a CDS encoding DUF5693 family protein, protein MKKLSELKKVAELIFIVSALLCLAIFIPSRLVNDRKDMAYTVGVSIDENRILLPSGQIVYVIDPGEPIEDYMLYVTLRGDFSAFDPKIYAEQADLHSVWIGMLEFNESIEFVRRVVSLRKQPEKFFRIHTVRQEEVEKMQLTDSMIYYRLRRAILERSIDMIWIQPLEGIDVKGILGRIEHQFGKPKDIPTPNSGAFQFRWLAFLCLVLLVFSRKPLLGILSTPLWFWNKSLAVSIVSILATVLLYSHEKKKLLPLLYLLLGLLTNAALYDFWHVNDLSLYRGVKLSLSLLPALVLLKSVIKEWRWLKKYWPFGLALLILAGFYYISRSGNTAFVAYFERQLRDVLEGLLWVRPRFKEIVGYPAFAFWLVFPEFKWSFVFEILASIALVSTFNTFCHIKTPLMVSLYRSIFSIVVGYVALFVIQKVRKRAIRRV, encoded by the coding sequence ATGAAAAAACTTTCCGAATTGAAAAAAGTCGCTGAGCTGATCTTCATCGTTTCGGCTTTACTGTGTCTCGCCATCTTCATACCGAGTCGGCTCGTGAACGACAGAAAAGATATGGCCTACACCGTCGGCGTCTCGATCGATGAAAATAGAATACTGCTCCCATCTGGTCAGATCGTGTACGTGATAGACCCGGGTGAACCCATAGAAGACTACATGCTGTACGTCACGTTGAGAGGAGATTTCAGCGCATTCGATCCAAAAATCTACGCAGAACAGGCAGATCTTCACAGCGTCTGGATCGGCATGCTCGAGTTCAACGAAAGTATCGAGTTCGTGAGAAGAGTGGTTTCGTTGAGAAAGCAACCTGAAAAGTTCTTCAGGATACACACAGTTCGGCAGGAAGAAGTCGAAAAGATGCAGCTGACCGATTCGATGATCTATTACAGGCTCAGAAGGGCTATCCTGGAGCGCAGCATCGACATGATTTGGATCCAGCCACTCGAAGGAATCGATGTGAAAGGAATTCTGGGAAGGATAGAACATCAGTTTGGAAAGCCCAAGGACATTCCCACGCCGAACAGTGGTGCTTTTCAGTTTCGCTGGTTGGCCTTCCTGTGCTTAGTTCTGCTGGTGTTTTCCCGAAAACCTCTGCTTGGAATCTTATCGACACCGCTCTGGTTCTGGAACAAATCTCTGGCAGTGTCGATCGTGTCGATACTCGCGACGGTCCTTCTGTATTCTCACGAAAAAAAGAAGCTCTTACCCCTGCTTTACCTGCTACTCGGTTTACTCACGAACGCCGCGCTGTATGATTTCTGGCATGTGAACGATCTGAGCCTGTACAGGGGCGTGAAGCTCTCCCTTTCGCTGTTACCAGCCCTCGTACTCCTGAAGAGCGTCATTAAAGAATGGAGATGGCTGAAGAAGTACTGGCCGTTTGGGCTGGCGCTGCTGATACTTGCAGGATTTTACTACATTTCCCGCTCCGGTAACACCGCTTTCGTTGCCTATTTTGAGAGACAGCTTCGCGATGTGCTGGAAGGCCTGCTCTGGGTGAGACCGCGGTTCAAGGAGATCGTGGGTTATCCTGCCTTCGCTTTCTGGCTGGTTTTTCCAGAATTCAAATGGTCCTTCGTCTTCGAAATTCTTGCGAGCATCGCGCTCGTCTCGACCTTCAACACGTTCTGTCACATAAAAACTCCTCTGATGGTTTCTCTGTACAGGTCCATCTTCTCGATCGTGGTTGGTTACGTTGCTCTGTTTGTAATTCAAAAGGTGAGGAAACGTGCGATTCGACGTGTATGA
- the flgM gene encoding flagellar biosynthesis anti-sigma factor FlgM: MQEINGVGRPFQIHQPAPAEKTERKPRTEGESLSVGEKLNISELLREAKESPEVREKLVEQLKAAIEQGIYTIDPERIARHIMRQL; encoded by the coding sequence GTGCAGGAGATCAACGGTGTCGGAAGGCCGTTTCAGATTCATCAGCCTGCTCCAGCCGAAAAAACGGAGAGAAAACCTCGCACTGAGGGTGAATCCCTCAGTGTAGGAGAGAAACTGAACATTTCAGAACTGCTCAGAGAGGCGAAGGAATCTCCGGAAGTGCGTGAGAAACTCGTCGAACAGCTGAAAGCGGCAATAGAGCAGGGTATCTACACGATCGATCCTGAAAGAATCGCCAGACATATAATGAGGCAGCTGTAG
- the gatC gene encoding Asp-tRNA(Asn)/Glu-tRNA(Gln) amidotransferase subunit GatC — protein sequence MIKIDENLIRHLENLAKLQLSEEQRRSIEKDMREILAYMELLNEVDVSQVEPMYTPIESNAELRADEVKLFEDVEEIRSNFPKRRDGHIVVPGIHA from the coding sequence TTGATCAAGATAGACGAGAATCTGATACGACACCTTGAAAACCTCGCGAAGCTCCAGTTGAGTGAAGAACAGCGCAGATCGATCGAGAAGGATATGAGAGAAATTCTCGCCTACATGGAGTTGCTGAACGAGGTGGATGTGAGTCAGGTCGAACCCATGTACACCCCGATCGAATCGAACGCGGAGCTCAGAGCGGATGAAGTTAAGCTTTTCGAGGACGTCGAGGAGATAAGATCGAACTTTCCAAAAAGGAGAGATGGGCACATCGTTGTGCCTGGAATACACGCTTGA
- a CDS encoding YraN family protein, protein MNWKEAEENAAKYLKKKGYRIIERNYKTRFGEIDIIARYGEYLVFVEVKSGKSEYFPRTRVDLEKVKKIELAINEYLMKCRTSFKALRIDVVEVTEKGIEHIEGVQL, encoded by the coding sequence TTGAACTGGAAGGAAGCCGAGGAGAACGCCGCGAAGTATTTGAAGAAGAAGGGTTACAGAATCATCGAGCGAAATTACAAGACACGTTTTGGAGAGATAGACATAATAGCGAGGTACGGTGAGTACCTCGTTTTTGTTGAAGTTAAGAGCGGTAAGAGCGAGTATTTTCCTCGAACACGTGTCGATCTGGAGAAAGTCAAAAAGATAGAACTGGCGATCAACGAATATTTGATGAAGTGCAGAACCAGCTTCAAAGCACTGCGCATCGACGTGGTCGAAGTGACAGAAAAGGGAATCGAGCACATCGAAGGAGTGCAGCTGTGA
- the flgL gene encoding flagellar hook-associated protein FlgL: protein MRVTDRMTSDRVLYNIQRTIGEIAKLHDRISSGTKVRYPSDDAVLATRSSTLDSRLRELQQYERNVNHVQSVVKGYDTAIQQVSELYQRLRELLVQAANGTLTADQRSAIAREVEQIKQQLIQIANTQVGSDYIFAGLAGSEPPVSEDGKITVKPEALKSRVTMVLGYPLEYGINVKDLFVTDGNQSVFELIEMSIKALERNDQRFIGEVALAGVNYLEKSVSENLAKVGAMQRVVEAAANRIADLNNFMTEYVSKERDVDITEAVAKLSMKQAVLNAALKSAANLLRNTLVDYIS from the coding sequence ATGAGAGTGACAGACAGGATGACCAGCGATAGGGTTCTGTACAACATTCAGAGGACGATCGGAGAAATTGCAAAGCTGCACGATCGGATCTCTTCGGGGACGAAGGTGAGATATCCCAGCGACGATGCCGTGCTGGCCACCAGATCTTCGACCCTGGACAGCCGGTTGCGGGAACTTCAACAGTACGAACGCAACGTCAATCATGTGCAGAGCGTGGTGAAAGGTTACGATACAGCGATCCAGCAGGTCAGCGAGCTTTACCAGAGATTGAGGGAACTCCTTGTTCAGGCCGCGAACGGAACACTCACGGCGGATCAGAGAAGCGCCATCGCACGAGAGGTGGAACAGATCAAACAACAGCTGATTCAGATCGCAAACACGCAGGTTGGTTCAGACTACATCTTTGCAGGTCTCGCCGGCAGTGAACCCCCGGTGAGTGAAGATGGAAAAATAACAGTTAAACCGGAGGCTCTTAAGAGCAGAGTCACAATGGTACTCGGCTATCCTCTGGAATACGGTATCAACGTGAAGGATCTGTTCGTCACGGACGGCAACCAGAGTGTTTTCGAACTGATAGAAATGTCCATCAAAGCGCTCGAGAGAAACGATCAGAGGTTCATCGGCGAAGTAGCCCTCGCGGGTGTGAACTATCTTGAAAAGTCCGTATCGGAGAACCTCGCGAAGGTCGGGGCCATGCAGAGGGTCGTTGAAGCGGCCGCTAACAGGATCGCGGATTTGAACAACTTCATGACGGAATATGTTTCAAAAGAACGGGACGTGGACATCACCGAGGCTGTGGCAAAACTTTCGATGAAACAGGCGGTGTTGAACGCGGCGTTGAAATCGGCCGCGAATCTTCTGAGAAACACACTTGTTGACTACATCTCTTAG
- a CDS encoding RluA family pseudouridine synthase: MQLFVDKENAYTRLDKFLRKQLKNVPLSEIYKLLRTGKVSVNERTVKDPAYELEPGDTVEVDENLSKYSRQVAVVKPVPLKLDIIYEDEDLLALNKKAGIALHPGDRTVGTTLIHGLMFYGKQKGFTPHLVHRLDRDTSGVLVVAKNARMARILSHMFRERLVDKEYLALVSGQLRGHGKIDLPIDGLEAITEYIVLENFDRATLVRVILHTGRTHQIRKHFAALGNPVVGDTVYGDRTVNRYFRDTLGLRRQFLHCLRISFMHPAKPEKLNLKAPLPEELEGVLERLRA, translated from the coding sequence TTGCAGCTTTTTGTTGATAAAGAAAACGCCTACACCAGGCTCGATAAATTTCTCAGAAAACAATTGAAGAATGTCCCCTTGTCCGAAATATACAAGCTTCTCAGAACGGGAAAAGTGAGTGTGAACGAAAGAACGGTCAAAGATCCCGCTTACGAACTCGAACCCGGTGACACGGTCGAAGTGGACGAAAACCTGTCCAAATACTCCCGGCAGGTCGCCGTGGTCAAACCTGTGCCCCTAAAGCTGGACATCATATACGAAGATGAAGACCTGCTCGCCTTGAACAAAAAAGCCGGTATCGCGCTGCATCCCGGAGACAGAACCGTCGGCACCACGCTCATCCATGGTCTCATGTTCTACGGCAAACAGAAAGGCTTCACACCCCACCTGGTGCACCGTCTGGACAGGGACACTTCCGGAGTCCTGGTGGTCGCCAAGAATGCCAGGATGGCGAGGATACTCAGTCACATGTTCAGAGAAAGGCTCGTTGATAAAGAATATCTCGCCCTCGTGTCGGGACAACTCCGCGGGCACGGAAAGATCGATCTTCCCATCGATGGGCTCGAAGCCATCACCGAATACATCGTCCTGGAGAATTTCGATCGAGCCACCCTCGTTCGTGTGATCCTCCACACGGGAAGAACGCACCAGATCAGGAAACACTTCGCGGCGCTGGGAAACCCCGTTGTCGGGGACACGGTTTATGGGGATAGAACTGTCAATCGATATTTTCGCGATACCTTAGGACTGAGAAGACAGTTTTTGCACTGCCTCAGAATCAGTTTCATGCATCCAGCCAAGCCCGAAAAGCTGAACTTGAAGGCTCCTCTACCCGAAGAGCTCGAAGGAGTGCTCGAAAGGTTGAGAGCATGA
- the flgK gene encoding flagellar hook-associated protein FlgK encodes MANLSLFGTLNTALLGVYTHKLAMNVVGHNIANANTDGYSRQRPVIEPTPPIPLTTLTQPSIPLMLGTGSQVKNIERVRDMFLDLQFRQVSGRYSYWNSVFSNLHFFEQLLAEPGSSGIRNLYDAFALSFEEVMTDPLNVAAKRQIVSRAEELVNGIKDLYGRLEQLREDINKEIALLADKINQLVSRLRQINEQVRIAVALKTTPNDLLDERDRILDELASYGNISYRETEDGQTILMFGDQIVLSGSVQTPVRVLERPYGKGFYELFVGLTKVSLLDGKVKALIDLRDSIIVKYMLYLDEFALNLTDKLNLIHRSGFDATGKTTNLNFFTLNSALETDDPAIFRIAGSRKMLAGPIYTATGMNSRSEVEIRNTVLTQAGRLYFFDGNSLDQLDISAGTTVNDLLSMSWPGWLRLNVGTHQLTPSSSAYRLYFESDVNLNEALIIDADSNILKTLGFETQQRTFVAFSDLSALSEGTYILTFDETLSDGSKVRETLNLSIGPGTTLETIRDQINSQLTNIKALTLNDTLVLVPTKDLEFDWSRVQIEDELGFLTRVKAQSKTFDVLKPSATLENIFRGSTNFDPSAGYQLHIGNTPIHIDPTVDTLETLVKKINQAGTGVIADLTPKHEFVLRAGRSFEFDLRNFNITGPKGLFEALGFVDTDGDPTSFSADWNEEYTLISRSDDFNSLRARLNVSELFTINKRERTEPFYFVPSWDVSSALKANAEVLAIDGGKALFSNNWNALSFQPIGSNNVDIIRYLRDAKHEKLLSDGKESFFEYFGGIIAELGVESETAQKMRDNSETLKLEIDQERERVKGVSLDEEMANMIKYQHAFAAAARVITAVDEMIGRVIDKLGVVGR; translated from the coding sequence ATGGCCAACCTGAGCTTGTTTGGAACTTTGAACACCGCTTTGCTCGGTGTTTATACGCACAAACTGGCAATGAACGTCGTTGGCCACAACATAGCCAACGCCAACACCGATGGCTATTCGCGCCAGCGCCCTGTCATCGAACCAACTCCACCGATACCACTCACGACGTTGACCCAACCATCGATTCCCCTCATGCTGGGAACAGGTTCACAGGTGAAGAACATAGAACGCGTGAGAGACATGTTTTTGGACCTCCAGTTCCGGCAGGTCTCGGGCAGGTACAGCTACTGGAACAGTGTTTTTTCGAACCTGCACTTCTTCGAGCAGCTGCTCGCAGAGCCAGGAAGCAGTGGGATAAGGAACCTGTACGATGCGTTCGCACTTTCCTTCGAAGAGGTCATGACTGACCCGCTGAACGTTGCCGCGAAGAGACAGATCGTGTCGCGTGCCGAAGAGCTTGTCAACGGGATAAAAGATCTCTACGGCAGGCTCGAACAGTTGCGCGAAGATATAAACAAAGAGATCGCCCTTCTTGCAGACAAGATAAACCAGCTGGTTTCCAGGCTGAGACAAATAAACGAGCAGGTGCGCATCGCCGTGGCTTTGAAGACCACTCCGAACGATCTGCTCGACGAGAGAGACAGAATACTGGATGAGCTTGCAAGCTATGGAAACATAAGTTACAGAGAAACGGAGGACGGCCAGACGATACTCATGTTCGGTGATCAAATCGTGCTTTCTGGGTCTGTGCAAACTCCTGTCAGAGTCTTGGAGAGACCTTACGGCAAAGGGTTCTACGAATTGTTTGTTGGTTTAACGAAAGTGAGCTTGCTCGATGGAAAGGTGAAAGCGCTCATAGATCTGAGAGATTCTATAATCGTCAAGTACATGCTCTATCTGGACGAATTTGCACTCAACCTGACAGACAAACTGAACCTCATACACCGCTCTGGTTTCGATGCCACTGGAAAGACGACGAATTTGAATTTCTTCACTCTGAATTCAGCATTGGAGACCGATGATCCTGCGATTTTCAGGATCGCTGGAAGCAGAAAAATGCTGGCTGGGCCGATCTACACCGCCACGGGCATGAACAGTAGAAGCGAAGTCGAGATAAGAAACACCGTACTCACGCAGGCTGGTAGGCTGTACTTCTTCGACGGAAATTCCCTAGATCAACTCGATATTTCCGCTGGAACGACGGTGAACGACTTACTCAGCATGAGCTGGCCTGGCTGGCTGAGGTTGAACGTGGGAACGCACCAGCTGACTCCGTCTTCATCCGCGTACAGATTGTATTTCGAGAGCGATGTGAATCTGAACGAAGCTCTGATCATCGATGCGGACTCGAACATTTTGAAGACCCTTGGCTTCGAAACACAGCAAAGAACGTTCGTGGCCTTCAGCGATCTTTCCGCATTATCTGAGGGCACGTACATACTCACGTTCGATGAAACTCTGAGCGATGGATCGAAGGTCAGAGAAACGTTGAATCTCTCGATCGGTCCGGGTACGACTCTCGAAACGATAAGAGACCAGATAAACTCTCAGCTCACGAACATCAAGGCGCTGACCCTGAACGACACGCTCGTGCTCGTTCCGACGAAGGATTTGGAGTTCGACTGGAGCAGGGTGCAGATCGAGGACGAGCTTGGCTTCCTGACACGGGTGAAAGCACAGAGCAAAACGTTCGATGTTCTCAAGCCGTCGGCGACTCTCGAAAACATCTTCAGAGGTTCGACGAACTTCGACCCATCAGCAGGTTACCAGCTGCACATAGGTAACACGCCGATACACATAGATCCAACCGTGGACACGCTTGAGACGCTTGTGAAGAAGATCAACCAAGCCGGTACGGGTGTGATCGCCGATCTCACACCGAAGCACGAATTCGTTCTGCGCGCAGGAAGGAGCTTCGAGTTCGACCTGAGAAACTTCAACATCACAGGTCCAAAGGGACTCTTCGAAGCGCTGGGCTTCGTCGACACAGACGGTGATCCGACGAGTTTCAGCGCGGACTGGAATGAAGAATACACGCTCATATCGCGGAGCGATGATTTCAACAGTCTGCGCGCGAGACTGAACGTGAGTGAACTGTTCACGATCAACAAGAGAGAACGTACCGAGCCTTTCTATTTCGTTCCGAGCTGGGACGTTTCGAGCGCTCTCAAAGCTAACGCTGAGGTGCTCGCAATTGATGGAGGGAAAGCTTTATTCAGCAACAACTGGAACGCTCTGTCTTTTCAACCGATCGGTTCGAACAACGTGGACATAATCAGGTACTTACGGGATGCCAAGCACGAGAAGTTGCTTTCAGACGGAAAGGAAAGTTTCTTCGAGTATTTCGGAGGAATCATCGCAGAGCTCGGTGTGGAATCAGAAACAGCTCAAAAGATGAGAGACAACAGCGAGACTCTGAAACTGGAAATAGATCAGGAGCGTGAACGGGTCAAGGGAGTTTCGCTCGATGAAGAGATGGCGAACATGATCAAATACCAGCACGCGTTCGCTGCGGCAGCTCGCGTGATCACGGCGGTGGACGAAATGATCGGCAGGGTGATAGACAAACTCGGAGTGGTTGGCAGGTGA
- the flgN gene encoding flagellar export chaperone FlgN, whose product MEQLLSILEEEDSFLLEIDRQLGLCEASFLSKDTSQIEEAIVRLEDLLEKFYRLEEERRNLFEKVKREKRLDENLSFFDFCKQDPSLMQALFKVVDRLKDLSHRIDRLHNLSEFHQAYFDFLRKLLSPSFFPIYDSKARLGTQQQRSFKAEG is encoded by the coding sequence ATGGAACAACTCCTCTCGATCCTCGAAGAAGAGGACAGTTTTTTGTTGGAAATTGACCGCCAGCTTGGGTTGTGTGAAGCTTCTTTTCTGAGTAAAGACACTTCCCAGATCGAGGAAGCGATCGTTCGGCTGGAAGACCTCCTCGAGAAGTTTTACAGGCTCGAAGAAGAGCGACGGAACCTTTTCGAGAAAGTCAAAAGAGAGAAAAGATTGGACGAGAACCTCAGTTTCTTCGACTTCTGCAAACAGGATCCTTCCCTGATGCAGGCGCTGTTCAAAGTGGTCGATCGCCTCAAAGACCTCTCACACAGGATCGACAGGCTTCACAACTTATCTGAGTTCCACCAAGCTTATTTCGACTTCCTAAGAAAACTTTTAAGCCCTTCCTTCTTCCCCATCTACGATTCGAAGGCCCGCCTCGGGACACAACAGCAAAGAAGTTTCAAGGCTGAAGGTTGA
- the queA gene encoding tRNA preQ1(34) S-adenosylmethionine ribosyltransferase-isomerase QueA, with the protein MKLSDFDYYLPEELIAQIPVEPRDSSRLMVVHRDTGLIEHRIFRDIIEYLKPGDVLVLNNSKVIPARLFGHINEKQIEILLVQKVGEKTWKCLVRPAKKFKPGVLAHLSSGIVAKCLDRCEEGMRLIEFNVDDEELLKVGEAPIPPYVKTKIPLERYQTVYAKVVGSIAAPTAGFHFTETLLEKIRSMGVQTVEVTLHVGIGTFRPVKTENIEQHRMHSEKYSIPPRVVEIIRQAKSQGHRIIAVGTTVVRTLESFARTNLTEGETDLFIYPPFEFKIVDALITNFHLPRSTLLMLVCAFAGHQLIMNAYQEAVKQRYRFYSFGDAMFIL; encoded by the coding sequence GTGAAGCTCTCGGATTTCGATTACTATCTGCCAGAAGAGTTGATAGCCCAGATTCCCGTAGAACCGAGGGACAGCTCAAGACTGATGGTAGTTCACAGAGACACGGGTCTAATAGAGCACAGGATCTTCCGCGACATCATCGAGTATTTGAAGCCGGGCGATGTGCTGGTGCTGAACAACAGCAAGGTGATCCCGGCAAGATTGTTCGGTCACATCAACGAAAAACAGATCGAGATTCTGCTGGTTCAGAAAGTCGGCGAAAAAACTTGGAAGTGCCTGGTGAGACCGGCCAAGAAGTTCAAACCAGGCGTTCTGGCGCATTTGAGCAGCGGCATCGTGGCGAAATGTCTGGACAGATGTGAAGAAGGAATGCGGTTGATCGAGTTCAACGTGGACGACGAAGAGCTGCTGAAGGTCGGCGAAGCACCGATCCCACCATACGTTAAGACGAAGATACCACTTGAGAGGTACCAGACCGTTTATGCAAAGGTGGTGGGTTCAATAGCGGCCCCCACCGCCGGTTTTCACTTCACGGAAACTTTGCTGGAAAAGATCCGCTCGATGGGCGTGCAAACGGTTGAGGTGACCCTGCACGTGGGTATTGGAACCTTCAGACCGGTAAAGACGGAGAACATAGAACAGCACCGGATGCATTCTGAAAAGTATTCGATACCTCCCAGGGTTGTTGAAATCATAAGACAGGCCAAGTCGCAGGGGCACAGAATCATCGCGGTCGGCACGACCGTGGTACGAACGCTCGAAAGCTTTGCGAGGACCAACCTGACCGAAGGCGAGACCGATCTGTTCATCTATCCACCGTTCGAATTCAAGATTGTGGACGCACTCATCACGAACTTTCACTTGCCGCGTTCAACCTTGTTGATGCTCGTCTGTGCCTTCGCTGGACATCAGCTCATCATGAACGCGTACCAGGAAGCAGTGAAACAACGTTACAGGTTCTATTCTTTCGGCGACGCCATGTTCATACTGTGA
- a CDS encoding energy-coupling factor transporter transmembrane component T — translation MNDFGKYIHRDSLVHRMNPVLKIVYLVVILSLGFASGSTLYFITSFATVFILMLLSKIRLKVYLLDLLKLKWFLITIFLIQILPLTKTRFSLLLIRALSSTYVVALSVLVTFLIFRTTTNITIAKAFEVILRSLGMKKLARKVSLLLTLSLIQIPIIFEQMERIRIAQTLRGQTWKTKNPLKALKSLESIIVPLLFFTLRRAESISVSLQMRKYDAHNRPTLYKPLNFSHCDLLLILLIVSLFLSLVR, via the coding sequence TTGAACGACTTCGGTAAATACATTCACAGAGACTCCCTGGTACATAGAATGAATCCCGTGCTCAAGATCGTGTATCTTGTTGTCATTCTATCGTTGGGCTTCGCCTCGGGTTCTACTCTTTATTTTATCACATCGTTCGCGACCGTGTTCATTTTGATGCTTTTATCGAAAATCAGACTGAAGGTCTATCTGCTCGATCTGCTCAAGCTCAAGTGGTTTCTTATCACAATTTTCCTCATCCAGATTCTTCCACTAACGAAAACGAGATTTTCGCTTCTGCTGATTCGCGCGTTGAGCTCGACCTACGTGGTGGCTTTGAGTGTACTGGTGACTTTTCTCATTTTCAGAACCACGACAAACATCACGATTGCAAAAGCTTTCGAAGTCATACTCAGAAGCCTTGGCATGAAAAAACTCGCTCGAAAAGTCTCGTTGCTCCTGACGCTTTCCCTCATTCAAATACCGATCATATTCGAACAGATGGAAAGAATACGAATAGCGCAGACACTTCGAGGCCAAACTTGGAAGACGAAGAACCCACTGAAGGCACTGAAATCCCTCGAGTCCATAATCGTGCCGCTGCTCTTCTTCACTTTGAGACGGGCCGAATCAATCTCTGTATCTCTGCAGATGAGAAAGTACGATGCTCACAACCGTCCAACGCTGTACAAACCTTTGAACTTTTCACACTGTGACCTGCTGTTGATTCTTTTGATAGTTTCTCTGTTTCTTTCACTTGTCAGATAG
- the smpB gene encoding SsrA-binding protein SmpB produces the protein MELIAVNKKARDYEIIETFEAGIELKGTEVKSLRERNVSFKDSFCRIKDGEVYLLNLHISPYRHASHFNHDPERPRKLLLHKREIKRLAGKLSAGGFTLIPTKLYFNDRGIAKVEIALAKGKKKYDKREEIKEREIQRKIKEYMKYRGR, from the coding sequence GTGGAACTGATAGCCGTGAACAAGAAGGCGAGAGATTATGAAATTATCGAGACCTTCGAAGCGGGTATAGAACTGAAGGGTACGGAAGTGAAATCTTTGAGGGAAAGGAACGTTTCCTTCAAGGATTCTTTTTGCCGCATCAAAGACGGAGAAGTCTATTTGTTGAACCTGCACATCAGTCCGTACAGACACGCGAGCCACTTCAACCACGATCCTGAAAGACCGAGGAAGTTGTTGCTTCACAAGCGCGAAATAAAAAGACTCGCTGGAAAACTGAGCGCCGGTGGTTTCACGCTGATACCCACGAAACTCTACTTCAACGACAGGGGCATTGCGAAGGTTGAGATAGCGCTCGCGAAGGGTAAAAAGAAGTACGACAAGCGCGAAGAAATAAAGGAAAGAGAGATCCAGAGGAAAATAAAGGAATACATGAAATACAGGGGGCGATAA